Within the Leptospira stimsonii genome, the region AGGGATTTCCAAAAATGGAGAATCTTACCTCCAGATTTTCCACGAAGTATTATCTTACATACAGACCGACTACGTAGAATCCGTTGACGAAGAAAAACTCTACGTGGGAGCCATTCGAGGACTGATCTCTTCTTTGGGAGATCCCCATTCTCGCTTTATGGATAAGGACGATTTTTCCCAACTCCAAGAAGAGACGAGAGGGAGTTTTGGCGGCTTAGGAATGGAAGTTTCCTTTGCCGACGGGGCGATCGTGGTCATATCTCCGATTGAAGACACCCCGGCGATGAAGGCGGGAGTTCTTCCTCAAGATCGAATCGTAGAGATTGACGGAAAAAAAACAAACGACCTTTCCCTTTCCGATTCCATCAAACTGATGAGAGGAAAAGTAGGCACTTCCGTAAATATCAAGATCGAAAGAAAGAATCAGAAAGAACCGATCAATCTCACCTTAACTCGGGAGATGATCAAAATTCGATATGTCAGATCTTCGTATTTGGAAAAGGAAAAACTCGGATATATCAAACTCAATCAGTTCATGGGAAAGGACAGTACACTTTCCGAATTTAAAAAAGAACTGAACTCCCTCAAAGAAAAAGGAGCCGAAGGACTGATCGTGGATTTACGAATGAATCCGGGCGGACTTCTGGATCTCGCCATTTCTCTTTCCGATCTTTTCTTAAAACCGGAAATGGATA harbors:
- a CDS encoding S41 family peptidase, whose protein sequence is MKNKERMIWIGVVSFLSFALILPTGTVKGISKNGESYLQIFHEVLSYIQTDYVESVDEEKLYVGAIRGLISSLGDPHSRFMDKDDFSQLQEETRGSFGGLGMEVSFADGAIVVISPIEDTPAMKAGVLPQDRIVEIDGKKTNDLSLSDSIKLMRGKVGTSVNIKIERKNQKEPINLTLTREMIKIRYVRSSYLEKEKLGYIKLNQFMGKDSTLSEFKKELNSLKEKGAEGLIVDLRMNPGGLLDLAISLSDLFLKPEMDIVSVRGRGGELVRVFRSTTANDKFTNLPLVVLINEGSASASEIFAGAMQDHGRGKILGTVSFGKGSVQNIYPLSHNTGVALTIQKYYTPSGKSIHGKGIQPDVVVKSVEPTEDDRFYIRKMAEKKMLETFLTKNPNYSEANFLLFEKYLAEKGIKLSTDVAKFLYKTRSTQDGQNGILDLELDPQMRKAVEILTSPK